The sequence ACAGTCTAGATTTGAAGGATATCTGTAGTTCTCTTGTAATTTGACCTCACTTCAATTATTCTTCAGGGTATTTCCACTCCTGCAAAAGAGTAATTGTGATTTCCATTTGCACGAAATAGCCTAATTTATTAAGACCTACTGAGTAAACTCTCATAAaactgaaaaaaaggcatctagtCCCTTTAACGTGCCATTCTGGTGTAGGTTTGTTTGTTCATGTATAATTGCACAGTGATACATTCCTTGTCATTTCTctagggtttttttttgggggggggggggggggggggttcgttTCTTTTTAAGTGCCTGTTGCTGGTAGATTACAAATGATtctcctttctgtcctctaaaagGCGATAAACTTTTCAAGCAGCAGGGACAGAACACAAAAtaatcactttaaaaaaataaataaaaataaaatcttgacCAGCTGCAGTAAAATCAATAGTCATTTGTCTTGCTTCTGATGGAGCCATAGCATCTGCACAGATGAAGAATCACAGAATGAAAGAAAGGTGGCAAAACTGAATTGGTTGAAGGTGATTCAGACATTCGGCATGCAGAGAATGACAGTATATACAGGTTCGTAAAGTGCATCTACACAATCCCATCATGAGTGTCAATTACTTCCCTATAAATTAAGCAGAATAGACTTCTTTTTATAGACATTCTTCATGTTAAGGGTCAGAGGAGATCACAGTTAAAATTTGGCAACGGAATAGAATTCCGAATGGGATACATTTTCTTTGCTGTAGGTGACATTAATCCATAAGAGATGAAGTAGAATTACATGGAGAAACTAGAATTCCACATTCGCttttataagaaaaaaagaaaaaaaaaagcctatttCTTAAATATTAAATAACCAAGTCAATTTTCAGGTCCTTACACGCACTGCATGATTTGGTTAGCTGCCTGTAGAAACAGGCGCAAGTTGAAGTAAAGGTTGCCCGCTGCCAGACGGAGGATCTGTGCGGAATTTCATCCTCCCTCTCTGCGGATGGTCCTCTACTGGTCGTACTGAGACGATGAACCTTCGCCTGAAGGTCTCACACAAGATGATGTAGATAAAGGGGTTTATACAGCTGTTTGCATAGCCCATACTGATTGCCACGCAATAAGCGTAGTGAAATGCTAATGTAGGTTGGTTCATCACCAACTGGATTATTTGCAGTACGTAGAATGGGGCCCAACaaataaagaaaaccaaacaGATGGCTATCGCTGTCCTTGTAACCTTCTTTGTCCTGATTCGGGAACTCCTTTGCGCCGTTAGAGCCTCGGAAGTTGCCATTTTTAGCAAGATTCTTCTGTATGCCAGGGAGATTACTGCAAACGGAATAGCAAATGCCAGAAAGAATTGATACAATGTGTACCAATATATATCACTTTCTGGGTTGGGGAGGGTGATTCCACATCCCAGGACTCCTCCAGGCAGAGAAATTAGTCTAGCATACATCCATACTGGGGTAATGCTGAGCAGGGACAGCACCCAAAGGATACATATTACCATGATAGCAATAGGTGGCTTTCTGTACTTGGCCGATGTAAAGGGGTAAACAGTGGCAAGGTATCGATCTATAGACATGGCTGTAAGTATATATGTGCTGGTAAACTGACTGTTGGTGTCCAGAGCTGTGATAAGGGTGCACATGGTCTCTCCGAAGTGCCAAACTCCATTTCCGAGCAGTTGGTGGATTAAGAAGGGCATT is a genomic window of Pelobates fuscus isolate aPelFus1 chromosome 8, aPelFus1.pri, whole genome shotgun sequence containing:
- the MCHR1 gene encoding melanin-concentrating hormone receptor 1, with translation MEFQADLEEDINLQDNTSQIAHNFSAFDPSSNVTYANVIMPTVFGIICLFGIIGNSVVIYTVFKKSKFRCTSSVPDIFIINLSVVDLLFLLGMPFLIHQLLGNGVWHFGETMCTLITALDTNSQFTSTYILTAMSIDRYLATVYPFTSAKYRKPPIAIMVICILWVLSLLSITPVWMYARLISLPGGVLGCGITLPNPESDIYWYTLYQFFLAFAIPFAVISLAYRRILLKMATSEALTAQRSSRIRTKKVTRTAIAICLVFFICWAPFYVLQIIQLVMNQPTLAFHYAYCVAISMGYANSCINPFIYIILCETFRRRFIVSVRPVEDHPQRGRMKFRTDPPSGSGQPLLQLAPVSTGS